One part of the Clostridium thermosuccinogenes genome encodes these proteins:
- a CDS encoding polysaccharide biosynthesis tyrosine autokinase: protein MRNEPVFNIELKDVLGALRRKFYIIIFLTVLSLALSIYYTKIKTVVYYETRASLMVGSYVRDASPQFNGDSIAGVLELMEAYRVIANTSAVAEKIIEKHGLNVTADEIKGLIDAVHQPETPYLDLTFSWVNSEEAGQILDTLIEAYINEVKNIFPASSIRVIDRERNPRGVGESLYRISARLVIGIDSASSATNPPQYRAANISSYQVPEEAFYAIAKTNSVAKKVIEKANLKTSTAFLKGRVSVDLYRNTPFLDVIIRWPDHDEAITVLNGFVETYIDEVKQFYPSSELKILEKDETPQEIVISRDRLYVTAGLAAGLVLSVLLIFAMEFMNDNLRTETDVESSLQLSVIGLIPEERRKFLKSGFGLSEKLSYAASEACKILRTNIYFTSDNARVIAVTSGMPGEGKTVTASSLAVALAQDNKKTILVDCNMRKPDVHSIFKTSEIGLSSILMNEVEWFLAIHKSEVENLSILAAGEILTEPVEALASDHMKYLIEVLRREFDYIILDTPPLNLVTDACVLSEYIDGYILVVYSGKSSRYNTLKAKKLLQFADGKILGIVLNGSKEADICKKYKKLARIQRRRAGKKHVPDAGEYDVNGMNEQITVFPSPKANES from the coding sequence TTGAGGAACGAGCCGGTATTTAACATCGAACTGAAGGATGTTCTGGGTGCACTGAGAAGAAAATTCTATATAATTATTTTCCTGACGGTTCTTTCATTGGCTTTATCCATATATTATACAAAAATAAAAACTGTTGTTTATTATGAGACCAGGGCATCACTAATGGTGGGTAGCTATGTAAGGGATGCATCGCCCCAGTTTAACGGCGACAGCATTGCTGGTGTGTTGGAGCTTATGGAAGCTTATAGGGTTATCGCCAATACCTCTGCTGTGGCAGAAAAAATCATAGAAAAACACGGTCTTAATGTCACCGCCGATGAGATAAAAGGTCTTATAGATGCCGTACATCAGCCGGAAACGCCTTACCTGGACCTGACATTCAGCTGGGTAAACAGCGAGGAGGCTGGCCAAATACTGGACACCCTGATAGAAGCATATATCAATGAAGTGAAAAACATTTTTCCCGCCAGCAGCATCAGGGTGATTGATAGGGAAAGAAATCCCAGAGGGGTTGGCGAATCGTTATATAGGATATCAGCCAGGCTGGTAATAGGAATCGACTCTGCCAGCAGCGCTACCAATCCTCCCCAGTACCGGGCCGCCAATATTTCCAGCTACCAGGTACCGGAAGAAGCTTTCTATGCCATTGCAAAAACGAACTCCGTTGCAAAAAAGGTAATAGAAAAAGCAAATCTGAAAACATCCACTGCTTTTTTAAAAGGCCGTGTATCTGTTGACCTTTATAGAAATACACCCTTTTTGGATGTTATAATCCGGTGGCCTGATCATGATGAAGCCATAACTGTACTGAATGGTTTTGTAGAAACCTATATCGATGAGGTAAAGCAATTTTATCCCTCCAGTGAATTGAAAATACTTGAGAAGGATGAAACACCTCAGGAGATAGTTATATCAAGAGACAGACTATATGTAACAGCCGGTTTGGCAGCCGGGCTTGTTCTGTCAGTCCTGCTGATATTTGCCATGGAATTTATGAATGACAATTTAAGGACGGAGACGGATGTGGAATCAAGCCTGCAGCTATCCGTAATCGGGCTCATACCGGAAGAGAGAAGGAAGTTTTTAAAATCCGGCTTCGGACTATCAGAGAAATTGAGTTATGCCGCTTCTGAGGCATGCAAGATTTTAAGAACCAATATCTATTTTACATCAGACAATGCCCGCGTCATCGCAGTAACCAGCGGCATGCCGGGAGAGGGAAAAACCGTAACCGCATCCAGTTTGGCAGTGGCGCTGGCTCAGGATAACAAGAAGACAATACTGGTGGACTGCAACATGAGAAAGCCGGATGTGCATTCGATATTCAAGACATCGGAAATCGGTCTGTCCAGCATACTTATGAATGAAGTCGAATGGTTTCTTGCCATACATAAAAGCGAAGTAGAAAATCTCTCAATACTGGCTGCCGGGGAGATATTAACTGAGCCTGTGGAGGCCCTCGCATCGGATCATATGAAATATCTTATTGAGGTACTGCGCAGAGAGTTTGACTATATAATCCTGGATACCCCACCTTTGAATCTTGTGACGGATGCCTGCGTCCTGTCGGAATACATCGATGGATATATCCTCGTGGTCTATTCCGGCAAATCGAGCAGATATAACACATTAAAAGCAAAAAAACTCCTGCAGTTTGCAGATGGTAAAATTCTTGGAATAGTATTGAACGGATCAAAAGAGGCGGACATTTGTAAAAAGTATAAAAAGCTGGCAAGGATTCAAAGAAGAAGGGCAGGAAAAAAGCATGTACCGGACGCTGGTGAGTATGATGTTAATGGCATGAACGAGCAGATTACGGTGTTCCCTTCCCCAAAAGCAAACGAAAGCTAG
- a CDS encoding DegT/DnrJ/EryC1/StrS family aminotransferase codes for MRDSKRIYLSSPHMGGLEEQFVREAFNTNWIAPLGPHVDMFERELAELVGIKHAAALSSGTAAIHLALKYLGVKRGDKVFCSSLTFAASCNPILYQGAEPIFIDSEPESWNMSPRALKKAFEDSAAEGVMPKAVIVVNLYGQSADMDKIKEICACYNVPVIEDAAESLGATYRGKYSGTLGYFGIYSFNGNKIITTAGGGMLVSDDEEAIKKARFWATQARDAARHYQHSEVGYNYRMSNVLAGIGRGQLRVLHERIRKKKHIYMAYKEGLSDLEDIEFMPIAAYGEPNYWLTVITLKQGCGVEPLDILQELEDNNIESRPVWKPMHLQPVFKSCRFYPFSDSGTSISEDIFNRGLCLPSDTKMTDEDLNRVMSVIRKLFKK; via the coding sequence ATGAGGGACAGCAAGAGAATATATTTATCTTCACCGCATATGGGCGGATTGGAGGAGCAATTTGTCAGGGAAGCCTTTAATACCAACTGGATAGCTCCCTTAGGTCCACATGTGGATATGTTTGAAAGGGAATTGGCCGAACTGGTAGGTATAAAACATGCTGCAGCGCTGTCTTCCGGTACTGCGGCAATCCATCTGGCTTTGAAATATCTAGGAGTAAAAAGAGGGGATAAGGTCTTTTGCTCATCCCTTACCTTTGCAGCCAGCTGTAATCCAATATTATATCAAGGTGCAGAACCGATATTCATAGATTCAGAACCTGAAAGCTGGAATATGTCTCCCAGAGCCCTCAAAAAGGCTTTCGAGGATAGCGCTGCTGAAGGAGTAATGCCCAAAGCGGTAATAGTGGTCAACCTTTATGGTCAAAGTGCTGATATGGACAAGATAAAGGAAATTTGCGCCTGCTACAACGTACCGGTGATAGAGGATGCGGCAGAATCCTTGGGAGCTACTTACCGGGGAAAATACAGCGGAACCCTTGGGTATTTCGGCATATATTCCTTCAATGGGAACAAAATCATTACGACAGCAGGTGGGGGCATGCTGGTATCCGACGATGAAGAGGCCATAAAGAAAGCCCGTTTCTGGGCGACCCAGGCCAGGGATGCTGCAAGACACTATCAGCATAGTGAAGTGGGATATAACTATAGGATGAGCAACGTGCTGGCAGGTATAGGCAGAGGACAGCTAAGGGTGCTTCACGAAAGAATCCGAAAGAAGAAGCATATTTATATGGCATACAAGGAAGGCCTGTCGGATTTGGAGGATATTGAATTTATGCCGATAGCCGCATATGGAGAGCCCAATTACTGGCTGACGGTGATCACTCTGAAGCAGGGATGTGGAGTTGAACCGCTGGACATACTCCAGGAGCTGGAGGACAACAACATCGAGTCGCGGCCGGTATGGAAGCCCATGCACCTGCAGCCTGTATTCAAGAGTTGCCGATTCTATCCTTTTAGCGATTCAGGTACAAGCATATCTGAAGATATCTTTAACCGGGGGCTATGTCTGCCTTCCGACACCAAAATGACGGATGAAGATTTAAACAGGGTTATGAGCGTAATCAGGAAGCTCTTTAAAAAATAG
- a CDS encoding sugar transferase — protein sequence MLAKRFLDIALSLVAAILGMPLIIAITVLVLVKLGRPVLFTQERVGRKGRIFRIYKFRTMVDAKDSNGNPLPDAERLTGFGKWLRSTSLDELPELLNVIKGDMSLVGPRPLLVDYLPLYNERQMKRHDVLPGITGWAQVNGRNLISWEKKFELDLWYVDNWSLWLDIKIILMTVVRVLKREGINQSGMVTVERFNGYN from the coding sequence ATGCTTGCCAAAAGGTTTTTAGACATAGCCTTGAGCCTGGTGGCCGCAATACTGGGTATGCCATTGATTATCGCAATAACGGTGCTGGTTTTAGTCAAGCTGGGACGCCCTGTGCTGTTCACGCAGGAAAGGGTGGGCAGAAAAGGCAGGATATTCAGGATATATAAGTTCAGAACCATGGTGGATGCAAAAGACAGCAATGGAAATCCACTTCCGGATGCAGAAAGGCTGACGGGTTTTGGAAAATGGCTTAGAAGCACGAGTCTGGACGAACTGCCGGAGCTGCTCAATGTCATAAAGGGAGATATGAGTCTTGTGGGTCCGAGGCCTTTGCTGGTAGACTACCTGCCCCTTTACAACGAAAGGCAGATGAAGAGGCATGATGTCCTTCCCGGCATAACCGGCTGGGCACAGGTAAACGGGAGAAACCTCATCAGCTGGGAAAAGAAGTTTGAACTGGATTTGTGGTATGTGGACAATTGGTCGTTGTGGCTGGACATAAAGATTATTCTCATGACAGTTGTTAGGGTATTGAAGCGGGAAGGCATTAACCAATCCGGTATGGTTACGGTGGAAAGGTTTAATGGATATAACTGA
- a CDS encoding acetyltransferase, giving the protein MKDLVIIGAGGVGRETAMVVEQINQAGAEWNLLGFIDDDVRLHGALVNRYKVLGGMDRIDSFKEAYVVCAIANCAVRKSIICAVRQKVKGFANIIHPSVYLSPDNSIGEGNIIYPGVVLSTNVTIGNHVIISPKCGIGHDAVIRDYCSLLWNVNVSGHVDIGEGVTMGSGSTVIQNRTIGEGTIVGAGATVIHDLPPYCTAVGVPARVIKNNIKPA; this is encoded by the coding sequence GTGAAGGATTTGGTGATTATAGGAGCCGGAGGGGTAGGCAGGGAAACGGCAATGGTGGTGGAACAGATAAATCAGGCAGGCGCTGAATGGAACCTGCTGGGATTCATTGATGATGATGTACGGCTCCACGGAGCTTTGGTAAACCGGTACAAGGTTTTGGGAGGAATGGACCGGATTGATAGTTTCAAAGAGGCTTATGTAGTATGCGCAATAGCCAATTGTGCCGTCAGAAAAAGCATAATCTGCGCTGTCAGGCAAAAGGTTAAAGGATTCGCCAATATCATCCATCCGTCGGTATATCTATCCCCTGATAACTCCATTGGCGAGGGAAACATAATTTACCCCGGTGTGGTACTCTCAACAAACGTAACCATAGGAAACCATGTGATTATCAGCCCTAAGTGCGGGATAGGACATGACGCGGTAATCCGGGATTACTGCTCCCTGCTTTGGAATGTAAACGTTTCAGGTCATGTGGACATTGGTGAAGGAGTAACCATGGGAAGCGGATCTACCGTCATACAGAACCGGACAATAGGAGAAGGCACAATTGTTGGGGCCGGAGCAACCGTGATCCATGACCTTCCTCCATATTGCACCGCTGTAGGTGTACCGGCAAGGGTGATAAAAAATAACATAAAACCGGCATAA
- a CDS encoding glycosyltransferase family 4 protein, which translates to MRKKILYCATVDYHFKAFHLPYMKWFQEQGWEVHVAARGDMKLPYCDRKYNISMERSPIKLGNVKAYRDLKRIMDQNGYDIVHAHTPMGGVLARLAARDARKSGTKVLYTAHGFHFYKGSPLTNWIVYYPLERWLSHYTDCLITINYEDYRLASKHKFKAGSIEHVHGVGVDTVRFSPVSHSERNRLRERHGYREEDFLLYYVAELNKNKNQGLLIKAVAKARHKIPTIRLLLVGDGHMGKYYRKLAEKLGVNDVVDFLGFRKDVDEFAKMCNVAVAGSLREGLPVNIIEAMACGRPVIARDNRGHRELVMDGVTGRLVSENSADRFSQYIIELYEHRDKIEFMGEKARERVLNTYSLDSAAGEMIRIYQRYGCEADEAVGQCDSTCVQCGGISAGMPGQHPVTDIKKN; encoded by the coding sequence ATGCGTAAAAAAATTCTTTATTGCGCGACCGTGGACTATCATTTCAAGGCTTTTCACCTTCCGTACATGAAATGGTTTCAGGAGCAGGGCTGGGAGGTCCATGTCGCAGCCCGGGGAGATATGAAGCTTCCCTATTGCGACAGGAAGTACAACATCAGCATGGAAAGGTCTCCTATAAAGCTTGGAAATGTTAAGGCATACAGAGATCTAAAAAGGATCATGGACCAGAACGGATACGATATAGTCCACGCCCATACGCCGATGGGCGGGGTATTAGCCAGACTCGCCGCCAGGGACGCCAGAAAGTCCGGCACAAAAGTTCTTTACACTGCTCACGGTTTCCACTTCTACAAAGGATCTCCTCTAACCAACTGGATTGTATATTATCCGCTGGAGCGATGGCTGTCCCATTATACCGACTGCCTTATAACCATCAATTATGAAGATTACCGCCTGGCATCGAAACATAAATTCAAAGCGGGAAGCATAGAGCATGTGCACGGGGTGGGGGTTGACACCGTGCGCTTTAGCCCGGTAAGCCATAGTGAAAGAAACAGGCTTAGGGAAAGGCATGGATATAGAGAAGAAGACTTTTTGCTGTATTATGTGGCGGAGCTCAACAAAAACAAAAACCAGGGGCTGCTTATAAAAGCTGTGGCCAAAGCCAGGCATAAAATACCGACTATCCGGCTTTTGCTGGTTGGTGACGGCCATATGGGCAAATATTACAGGAAGCTGGCAGAAAAGCTTGGTGTCAATGATGTGGTTGATTTTCTGGGATTCAGGAAGGATGTGGATGAGTTCGCAAAAATGTGCAATGTGGCAGTGGCCGGCAGCTTGAGGGAGGGCTTACCGGTTAACATAATAGAGGCGATGGCCTGCGGCAGACCAGTCATAGCCAGGGACAACCGGGGACACAGGGAACTGGTTATGGATGGTGTGACCGGCCGACTGGTCTCGGAAAACTCTGCCGACAGGTTTTCCCAATATATTATAGAGCTTTATGAGCATAGGGATAAAATCGAGTTTATGGGCGAAAAGGCACGGGAGCGTGTATTGAACACATACAGCCTGGACAGCGCTGCAGGGGAAATGATCCGAATATATCAAAGATATGGGTGTGAAGCTGATGAAGCCGTTGGTCAGTGTGATAGTACCTGTGTACAATGTGGAGGAATATCTGCCGGAATGCCTGGACAGCATCCTGTCACAGACATTAAGAAAAATTGA
- a CDS encoding glycosyltransferase family 2 protein encodes MKPLVSVIVPVYNVEEYLPECLDSILSQTLRKIEIIAVDDGSTDNSGSILDDYARKDKRLKVIHKENEGVSEARNEALKHVRGRFVGFVDSDDWIDREMYEVMYRMAADKKMDIVMCGYVREFAGHSRVKNMGIKDGTVIKGKDGCRQFLRKMIGPAAGEIPVTESLDMHGVIWNKLYDARLLKDIAFCSLKEIGSCEDLLFNLYAFNNAESIMFIDMPYYHYRKTSRVSVTGRYRPNLVEQRKRLIDLIHDFLCQNGYAPVFYEALNNRICLGVMGLGLNIIAKDNKAGCIKKVGQMREMLSEEYIANAFSKFDITELPLHWRVFYRFAKNKNGMGFYIMVKAIKLLINIVR; translated from the coding sequence ATGAAGCCGTTGGTCAGTGTGATAGTACCTGTGTACAATGTGGAGGAATATCTGCCGGAATGCCTGGACAGCATCCTGTCACAGACATTAAGAAAAATTGAAATTATTGCTGTTGACGACGGATCTACCGATAACAGCGGCAGCATTCTGGATGATTATGCAAGAAAAGATAAGAGGCTGAAAGTAATTCACAAGGAGAATGAAGGGGTTTCCGAAGCAAGAAATGAGGCATTAAAGCATGTGCGGGGCAGGTTTGTAGGGTTTGTGGATTCCGACGACTGGATAGACAGGGAAATGTATGAGGTCATGTACCGGATGGCGGCGGACAAAAAGATGGATATAGTTATGTGTGGCTATGTAAGGGAATTCGCCGGTCACTCCCGGGTGAAGAACATGGGCATTAAGGATGGTACCGTAATTAAAGGGAAAGACGGATGCAGGCAATTTTTGCGCAAAATGATAGGCCCTGCTGCTGGAGAAATACCGGTTACGGAGAGCCTTGACATGCACGGCGTAATATGGAACAAGCTTTACGATGCGCGTCTCTTAAAGGATATTGCATTTTGCTCCCTGAAAGAGATCGGCAGCTGCGAAGACCTGCTGTTCAATTTATATGCCTTTAATAATGCCGAATCCATCATGTTCATTGACATGCCTTATTATCATTATAGAAAAACTTCCCGGGTTTCTGTCACCGGCCGGTACAGGCCCAACCTGGTGGAGCAGAGAAAGAGATTGATAGATCTGATCCATGACTTTCTTTGTCAAAACGGCTATGCTCCAGTGTTTTATGAAGCCTTGAACAACAGGATCTGCCTGGGGGTAATGGGGCTGGGACTTAACATAATTGCCAAGGATAACAAAGCCGGCTGCATTAAAAAGGTCGGACAGATGAGGGAAATGCTTTCGGAGGAATATATTGCAAACGCCTTCAGCAAGTTTGATATTACAGAGCTTCCCCTGCACTGGAGAGTGTTCTACCGGTTTGCGAAAAACAAGAATGGCATGGGCTTTTATATCATGGTCAAGGCCATAAAGCTATTGATAAATATCGTAAGATGA
- a CDS encoding glycosyltransferase family 1 protein has translation MEPIRVLQVVTVMNRGGAETMLMNIYRNIDRSKVQFDFLTHRLEEGAYDQEIQELGGRIFRFPPIRPQRYARYFRELDEIFSHHPEYRIVHSHINENSSFVLRAAKKAGVPVRIAHSHTSNLPLDYKLPFRYYGRFFFRENATHCYACSTEAGKWLFKRYAAQNSGVEILKNGVDYDTFKYDHEVRSKLRREMELEDKFVVGHVGRFDKSKNHAFLLEVFKEIHNVRTDSVLLLAGDGYLRPNILKKIEKLGLTGSVRLLGMRSDVARLLQVMDIFLFPSIFEGLPMALVEAQAAGLECIVSDAVSKESDIGAGLVRFVSLKEPPKAWAEKALNVSLNRVDSKEALIKSGFDIVHISRSIQDFYIHNAENYGELGAVDVLPGNAGA, from the coding sequence ATGGAGCCGATAAGGGTATTGCAGGTGGTTACCGTCATGAACCGCGGGGGCGCTGAAACCATGCTTATGAACATATATAGGAACATTGACCGCAGTAAAGTTCAATTTGATTTTTTGACCCACAGGCTTGAGGAAGGAGCCTATGATCAGGAAATTCAGGAGTTGGGAGGAAGAATATTTAGATTTCCGCCCATCAGGCCTCAACGGTATGCAAGATATTTCAGAGAACTGGATGAAATTTTTTCCCATCATCCGGAATACAGGATTGTCCACTCGCATATAAATGAGAACAGCAGCTTTGTCCTACGGGCTGCAAAAAAGGCAGGAGTACCGGTAAGGATAGCTCATAGCCATACCAGCAATCTACCTTTGGATTACAAACTGCCTTTCAGATACTACGGCAGATTTTTTTTCAGGGAAAATGCCACCCATTGCTATGCCTGTTCGACTGAGGCAGGAAAGTGGCTGTTTAAAAGATATGCCGCACAAAACAGCGGAGTTGAGATATTAAAGAACGGAGTGGATTATGACACCTTCAAGTACGACCATGAGGTAAGAAGTAAACTGAGAAGGGAAATGGAGCTGGAGGATAAATTCGTGGTCGGGCACGTGGGACGGTTTGACAAGTCTAAAAATCACGCCTTTTTGCTGGAGGTATTTAAGGAGATTCATAACGTCAGGACGGATTCAGTTCTGCTGCTGGCAGGGGATGGATATCTGAGACCTAATATCCTAAAGAAAATCGAAAAGCTGGGGCTTACAGGTTCGGTAAGACTTCTGGGGATGCGCAGCGATGTTGCCCGGCTGTTGCAGGTCATGGACATTTTCTTATTTCCATCGATTTTCGAAGGCCTGCCGATGGCGTTGGTCGAAGCCCAGGCTGCCGGACTTGAGTGCATCGTTTCCGACGCAGTTTCCAAAGAGTCGGATATCGGGGCAGGCCTGGTCAGATTTGTGAGCCTTAAGGAGCCTCCTAAAGCTTGGGCTGAAAAAGCGCTGAACGTAAGCTTGAACCGTGTGGATTCAAAGGAAGCCTTGATAAAAAGCGGATTCGACATTGTCCATATATCACGGTCAATACAGGACTTCTATATACATAACGCGGAGAATTACGGTGAGCTCGGAGCAGTTGATGTGCTTCCGGGCAATGCGGGTGCATAG
- a CDS encoding glycosyltransferase family 2 protein has product MKPTLTVFTPTYNRAYILGRCYESMKRQTCKDFVWLIIDDGSTDNTKELVDGWISEGKVPILYHYQENQGMHGAHNTAYELIDTELNICVDSDDYLADDAVEKIVTFWKRYGSDKVSGIIALDARTDGSIIGSRLPERVRMATLFSIYNVYGVKGDKKLIYRSELTKKYPYPVFPGEKYVNLAYKYAMLDKEYELLIMNEVVCYVEYMDDGSTKNMLKQYLKNPKGFAFWRKEAMKLPYGSMFYKFRQAVHYVSSSFISKNPAFIKESPCKLLTILAIPWGMLLYAYILWKVDGMKKSC; this is encoded by the coding sequence ATGAAGCCTACACTTACTGTTTTCACACCTACATATAATAGGGCGTATATCCTTGGACGCTGCTATGAGAGCATGAAAAGGCAGACTTGCAAGGATTTTGTCTGGCTCATTATAGATGACGGCTCCACGGATAATACAAAGGAGCTTGTGGATGGTTGGATTTCAGAAGGCAAGGTGCCAATACTGTACCATTACCAGGAAAACCAAGGCATGCACGGAGCTCACAACACTGCTTATGAGCTTATTGATACGGAGCTCAATATATGCGTTGATTCCGATGATTATTTAGCCGATGATGCGGTGGAGAAAATCGTAACCTTCTGGAAGAGATATGGAAGCGATAAAGTAAGCGGTATTATAGCTTTGGATGCCCGTACGGATGGAAGCATCATCGGGAGCCGTCTTCCGGAGCGGGTCAGAATGGCAACTCTTTTCAGCATATATAATGTTTATGGGGTCAAGGGAGACAAAAAGCTTATTTACAGGTCCGAACTTACCAAAAAGTATCCCTATCCTGTGTTCCCGGGGGAAAAGTATGTAAACCTGGCCTATAAATATGCCATGCTGGACAAGGAATATGAGCTGTTGATCATGAACGAGGTGGTCTGCTATGTAGAATACATGGATGACGGTTCCACAAAGAACATGCTGAAGCAATATCTTAAAAACCCTAAAGGTTTCGCCTTCTGGAGAAAGGAAGCGATGAAGCTGCCGTATGGAAGCATGTTCTACAAGTTCAGACAGGCCGTGCATTATGTATCCAGCAGTTTTATCTCAAAGAATCCGGCTTTCATTAAAGAGTCACCCTGCAAGCTCCTTACTATCCTGGCAATCCCTTGGGGCATGCTGCTGTATGCATATATCCTGTGGAAGGTAGACGGAATGAAAAAATCCTGTTGA
- a CDS encoding glycosyltransferase family 1 protein → MRKEKGRALRAKRSEIGGITEKVRGPGITEQEEGAGINAKTERTGRKVRILQVTGGMNIGGAETMLMHLYRKIDRSRIQFDFVSFTTNKCHYDDEIKALGGRIFYVAPPNVSNPVRFVADMKDIIERYGPYHAVHAHTLFNSGLALLAARLAGVRTRICHSHNTQGDHGHIFIRKIYFILMRILIKLNATENVACTKAAGRFLFGEKSLMKGKVDILYNAVDLAPYKSVKIDEINDLKAKLGIGEGTLVLGHVGKFGEQKNHAFLVKLAEFLVGRGLDFKLVLIGEGDLRERIEKEVMDKGLDGYVKFLGVQRNIHLYMRMFDIFVFPSLYEGLGIVLIEAQAAGTPCVISDTIPDECDMGLGLIKKVSLGDSLDSWYEAIISSLKRERIPPEATTKAISENGYDLRTTVKTLYNIYGLQM, encoded by the coding sequence ATGAGAAAAGAAAAAGGGAGAGCCTTAAGAGCTAAAAGATCCGAAATAGGCGGAATAACCGAAAAAGTGAGAGGACCCGGAATAACTGAACAGGAGGAGGGAGCCGGGATAAACGCAAAAACCGAAAGAACCGGAAGAAAAGTGAGGATTTTGCAGGTCACCGGAGGTATGAACATCGGTGGTGCGGAAACGATGCTGATGCATCTTTACAGGAAGATTGACAGGAGCAGGATCCAATTCGATTTTGTGTCCTTTACCACGAACAAATGCCACTATGATGATGAGATCAAGGCATTGGGCGGACGGATATTCTATGTTGCACCTCCCAATGTATCAAATCCGGTAAGGTTTGTAGCAGATATGAAGGATATAATCGAAAGATACGGTCCGTATCATGCTGTTCATGCCCACACCCTTTTCAATTCCGGTCTCGCCCTGCTGGCTGCAAGGCTGGCTGGAGTGAGGACGAGAATTTGCCACTCCCATAACACGCAAGGAGATCATGGACACATATTTATAAGAAAGATTTATTTTATACTGATGAGGATTCTGATAAAACTGAACGCCACCGAAAACGTAGCATGTACAAAAGCGGCAGGCCGGTTCCTGTTCGGAGAAAAATCCCTTATGAAAGGGAAGGTGGATATTTTATACAATGCTGTGGATCTGGCACCCTATAAATCCGTTAAAATTGATGAAATAAACGATTTGAAAGCGAAATTGGGTATTGGTGAGGGCACCCTGGTGCTAGGGCATGTGGGTAAGTTTGGAGAACAAAAAAACCACGCATTCTTGGTTAAATTAGCTGAATTCCTAGTCGGCAGAGGACTGGACTTTAAGCTTGTGCTGATAGGAGAGGGAGATTTAAGGGAGCGCATTGAAAAGGAAGTAATGGATAAAGGGCTGGATGGATATGTAAAATTCTTGGGAGTTCAGAGAAACATCCACCTGTACATGCGCATGTTTGACATATTCGTCTTTCCATCGTTGTATGAAGGGCTGGGGATAGTTCTCATAGAAGCACAGGCAGCAGGCACTCCCTGTGTCATATCCGATACCATACCTGATGAGTGCGATATGGGGTTGGGACTCATAAAAAAGGTTAGCCTTGGGGACAGTCTGGATTCATGGTACGAAGCAATAATCAGCAGCCTGAAAAGGGAAAGGATTCCTCCGGAGGCTACCACAAAGGCCATATCAGAAAATGGATACGATTTGAGGACTACCGTAAAGACTCTTTACAATATCTATGGCTTGCAAATGTGA